One genomic region from Gemmobacter aquarius encodes:
- a CDS encoding DUF1674 domain-containing protein translates to MTEQTDLPPAALRALAEAEERRKAAKAEPLPKELGGRDGPEPVRYGDWEKKGIAIDF, encoded by the coding sequence ATGACCGAACAGACCGATCTCCCCCCCGCAGCCCTCCGCGCCTTGGCCGAGGCCGAAGAGCGCCGCAAAGCAGCCAAGGCCGAACCCCTGCCCAAAGAACTCGGCGGCCGCGACGGCCCCGAACCCGTCCGCTACGGCGACTGGGAGAAAAAGGGAATTGCGATAGACTTCTAG
- a CDS encoding TetR/AcrR family transcriptional regulator, which produces MTGLRERQKANRTRRILEAAAQLFREAGYGAIRIDDIARVAEVSVGTFYNYFETKGDLLLAIVVMEVQEVLDSGTAIVADPPPTVAEALSRLIGSYYDHSLYYLSKEMWRTAMAITIEAPATPFSDRFTELDRRLAEQVCALITELQARSIARPDIDPRAMGEVIFNNLNMMFIEFVKNDPMTLAALNAHVARQNAPLAAMLTR; this is translated from the coding sequence ATGACCGGACTTCGCGAACGACAGAAAGCCAACCGCACACGGCGCATCCTCGAAGCCGCGGCCCAGCTTTTCCGCGAAGCAGGCTACGGCGCGATCCGCATAGACGATATCGCCCGCGTGGCCGAAGTGTCGGTCGGCACCTTCTACAATTACTTCGAAACCAAGGGCGATCTGCTGCTCGCCATAGTGGTGATGGAGGTGCAAGAGGTGCTCGATTCAGGCACCGCAATCGTGGCCGATCCGCCCCCGACAGTGGCCGAAGCCCTGTCCCGCCTGATCGGCAGCTACTACGACCACTCGCTTTACTACCTGTCGAAAGAGATGTGGCGCACCGCCATGGCTATCACCATCGAGGCCCCCGCCACCCCGTTTTCCGACCGCTTCACCGAACTCGACCGCCGGCTTGCCGAACAGGTCTGCGCCCTCATCACCGAATTGCAGGCCCGCAGCATCGCCCGCCCCGACATCGACCCCCGCGCCATGGGCGAGGTGATCTTCAACAACCTCAACATGATGTTCATCGAATTCGTCAAGAACGACCCGATGACCCTCGCCGCGCTCAACGCGCATGTCGCGCGTCAAAACGCGCCACTTGCCGCGATGCTGACGCGCTGA
- a CDS encoding SDR family oxidoreductase, with protein sequence MQGKVVVITGASRGIGAAAAREFAAAGAQTALLARSTDAVASLAASLPQSMALGCDVADAASVNAAIAAVIARFGRIDVLVNNAGVIDPIARLADADAADFGQAIDINLKGVFHGMKAVLPVMRAQGGGTIITVSSGAAVNPLEGWGAYCSSKAGALMLTRVAHVEEGPHGIRVLGLSPGTVATDMQVKIKTSGVNAVSRLDPSAHIPPDWAARALVWMCGAAADPWLGSDVSLREDRVRRAVGLIA encoded by the coding sequence ATGCAAGGCAAAGTGGTCGTCATCACCGGCGCAAGCCGCGGCATCGGCGCGGCGGCAGCCCGCGAATTCGCAGCCGCAGGGGCGCAAACCGCCCTTCTGGCCCGCAGCACCGATGCGGTCGCATCCCTCGCCGCGTCCCTGCCGCAGTCCATGGCACTGGGCTGCGACGTTGCCGATGCGGCCTCGGTCAACGCGGCAATCGCCGCCGTCATCGCCCGCTTCGGACGAATCGACGTGCTGGTGAACAACGCAGGCGTGATCGACCCCATCGCCCGCCTTGCCGATGCCGATGCTGCCGACTTCGGCCAAGCCATCGACATCAACCTGAAAGGCGTGTTCCACGGCATGAAAGCCGTTCTGCCCGTGATGCGCGCACAGGGCGGCGGCACCATCATCACCGTCTCCTCGGGTGCTGCGGTCAACCCGCTCGAAGGCTGGGGCGCCTATTGCTCCAGCAAGGCGGGCGCCCTCATGCTCACCCGCGTTGCCCATGTCGAAGAAGGCCCCCACGGCATCCGCGTTCTCGGCCTGTCACCGGGAACCGTAGCTACCGACATGCAGGTAAAGATCAAGACAAGCGGCGTGAACGCGGTCAGCAGGCTTGACCCTTCGGCGCATATCCCGCCCGACTGGGCCGCAAGGGCGCTGGTCTGGATGTGCGGCGCGGCGGCCGACCCGTGGCTCGGTTCCGATGTCTCGCTGCGCGAAGACCGCGTGCGCCGCGCCGTGGGCCTGATCGCATGA
- a CDS encoding ABC transporter permease, whose protein sequence is MTPALVWTGAFFVLPFAAMVVLSLAHMEGRAVVYGVDAGNYVRAFTDWTMVKALLNSLEITVIVTVVSVVLAYPLAAIIAFRVPVRWQRLALLMAVLPFWTSYVVRSYSWLLVLGQNGVVNRALLGLGVIAEPLEIASTRMATVIGFVHFFVMLLTLTIYANLIQLSPNYMRAAQDLGASKWQTFRHVVLPLTLPGVVTGAFLTFVLCIGDYITPQILGGNTELTLPQLIMLQMGRSGNFPLASALSVVLMGVVTLAYFLSAKWLRLDRV, encoded by the coding sequence GTGACCCCGGCCCTTGTGTGGACGGGGGCGTTTTTCGTGCTGCCGTTTGCGGCGATGGTGGTGCTGTCGCTGGCGCATATGGAGGGGCGGGCGGTCGTTTACGGGGTGGATGCGGGGAATTATGTCCGCGCGTTCACCGATTGGACGATGGTAAAGGCTTTGCTGAACAGCCTTGAGATTACCGTGATCGTAACGGTGGTTTCGGTGGTGCTGGCCTATCCTTTGGCGGCGATCATCGCGTTTCGGGTGCCTGTGCGGTGGCAGCGGTTGGCGCTGCTGATGGCGGTGTTGCCGTTCTGGACGAGTTACGTGGTGCGGTCCTATTCGTGGCTGCTGGTGCTGGGGCAGAACGGGGTGGTGAACAGGGCGCTGCTGGGGTTGGGGGTGATTGCGGAGCCGCTGGAAATTGCTTCCACGCGGATGGCGACGGTGATCGGGTTTGTGCATTTCTTCGTCATGCTGCTGACGCTGACGATTTACGCCAACCTGATCCAGCTTTCGCCGAACTATATGCGGGCGGCGCAGGATCTGGGGGCGTCGAAGTGGCAGACGTTCCGGCATGTGGTGTTGCCGTTGACCCTGCCGGGGGTGGTGACGGGGGCGTTTTTGACGTTCGTGCTGTGCATCGGGGATTACATCACGCCGCAGATACTGGGCGGGAATACGGAATTGACGCTGCCGCAGCTGATCATGTTGCAAATGGGGCGGAGCGGGAATTTCCCGCTGGCGAGTGCGCTTTCGGTGGTGCTGATGGGGGTGGTGACGCTGGCTTATTTCCTGTCGGCCAAATGGTTGAGGCTGGACCGGGTATGA
- a CDS encoding RsmB/NOP family class I SAM-dependent RNA methyltransferase: protein MAAEGLAARAAAVGLLGAVLSEGQSMAEAVADAQGPLAGLTPSDKARAQRLALATLRHIEQCDRVLEPHLRKSPPREVKNALRLAVTELAMGGAAHGVVNAAVEIVRRGKRTGHMAGLVNAVLRQVPEAVFDGLPVQKMPRWLRQPLVHAYGRDAVAAIEAVQAGVPPLDLSLRAGGEAPEGEVLPTGSLRLADAGQVSALPGFATGGWWVQDAAAALAVRMLAPVAGERVLDLCAAPGGKTMQLAASGAAVTAVDISGPRMGRVAENLARTGLAAELVVADALQWTPDAPFDAVLLDAPCSATGTIRRHPDLPFIKDGSELPELVALQAAMLDRALGFVKSGGRVVFCTCSLLPEEGEGQLAAALERHAGLRVERLEIAGVAPEWWTETGGLRLRPDHWADRGGMDGFFMVRLVKR, encoded by the coding sequence ATGGCGGCAGAAGGTTTGGCAGCGCGGGCGGCGGCGGTTGGCCTGTTGGGGGCAGTGCTTTCCGAGGGGCAATCGATGGCCGAGGCGGTGGCTGACGCGCAGGGGCCGCTGGCGGGGCTGACGCCTTCGGACAAGGCGCGGGCGCAGCGGTTGGCGCTGGCGACGCTGCGGCATATCGAGCAATGCGACCGTGTGCTGGAGCCGCATTTGCGGAAATCTCCGCCACGCGAGGTGAAGAATGCGTTGCGGCTGGCGGTGACGGAATTGGCGATGGGCGGGGCCGCGCATGGCGTGGTGAACGCGGCGGTCGAGATCGTGCGGCGCGGCAAGCGGACGGGGCATATGGCGGGGCTGGTCAATGCCGTGCTGCGGCAGGTGCCGGAAGCAGTGTTCGACGGGTTGCCGGTGCAGAAGATGCCGCGCTGGCTGCGCCAGCCGCTGGTGCATGCCTATGGGCGTGACGCGGTGGCGGCGATCGAGGCGGTGCAGGCGGGGGTTCCGCCGCTGGACCTGAGCTTGCGGGCGGGGGGTGAGGCGCCCGAGGGCGAAGTGCTGCCGACGGGGTCTTTGCGGCTGGCGGATGCGGGGCAGGTTTCGGCTTTGCCGGGGTTTGCCACGGGCGGCTGGTGGGTGCAGGACGCGGCGGCGGCGCTGGCGGTGCGGATGCTGGCACCTGTCGCGGGTGAGCGGGTGCTTGATTTGTGCGCGGCGCCGGGGGGCAAGACGATGCAGCTTGCCGCAAGCGGTGCTGCGGTGACGGCGGTCGATATTTCGGGGCCGCGCATGGGGCGGGTTGCGGAAAATCTGGCGCGGACGGGATTGGCGGCTGAACTGGTGGTGGCCGATGCGCTGCAATGGACGCCGGATGCGCCGTTCGACGCGGTGTTGCTGGATGCGCCCTGTTCGGCGACGGGGACGATCCGGCGGCATCCTGATCTGCCCTTCATCAAGGACGGGTCGGAATTGCCCGAATTGGTGGCGCTTCAGGCGGCGATGCTGGACCGTGCGCTTGGCTTTGTGAAAAGCGGGGGGCGGGTGGTGTTTTGCACCTGCTCGCTTTTGCCGGAAGAGGGCGAAGGGCAGTTGGCGGCGGCGCTGGAGCGGCACGCGGGGCTGCGGGTCGAGCGGTTGGAGATTGCCGGCGTCGCGCCGGAGTGGTGGACGGAAACGGGCGGTTTGCGCCTGCGACCCGATCATTGGGCGGACCGTGGCGGGATGGACGGGTTCTTTATGGTGCGGCTGGTAAAGCGCTAA
- a CDS encoding TldD/PmbA family protein, with the protein MTASLETLTSRLLDAARKAGAEAADAMAVTGASLSIDLRVGKLEQAERAEATEIGLRVLMGGRQACVSASDLSDRTIEALAERAVAMAREAPDDPTVGLAEASQLARGWDIAAFDLSDPADEPSAAALEQDCREVEAAALSRSGITQVESSAGYSARAIHIAATNGFSGGYARTSRSLSAVAFTGSGTNMERDWSGESRTYQADLPAAKGIGELAADRALARAGATKPKTGTYPVLFDERVAASLIGHLLSAINGAAIARGASWLRDALGQQVLPAGLSVIEDPHRARIGGSRPFDAEGLPTARRALVENGILTGWTLDLGTARKLGMQSTANATRGTSSPPSPSTSNIDLTLGSASLSDMLRDMGTGLYVTSMIGSTINPTTGDYSRGAAGFWVQNGVITHPVNECTIAGNLRDMLLRLVPANDARDHLSTRVPSCLIDGMTLAGS; encoded by the coding sequence ATGACCGCTTCGCTTGAAACGCTTACCTCTCGCCTGCTTGACGCCGCACGCAAGGCGGGGGCCGAGGCCGCCGATGCGATGGCGGTGACGGGGGCTTCGCTGTCCATCGACCTGCGGGTGGGCAAGCTGGAGCAGGCCGAACGGGCCGAGGCGACCGAGATCGGGTTGCGCGTGCTGATGGGCGGGCGGCAGGCCTGCGTTTCGGCGTCGGACCTGTCGGACCGCACGATCGAGGCTTTGGCGGAACGCGCCGTGGCGATGGCGCGTGAAGCACCGGACGATCCAACCGTGGGGCTGGCCGAGGCGTCGCAACTGGCGCGGGGCTGGGATATTGCCGCCTTTGACCTGAGCGACCCCGCAGACGAGCCTTCGGCGGCGGCGCTGGAGCAGGATTGCCGCGAGGTCGAGGCGGCGGCGCTGTCGCGCAGCGGGATTACGCAAGTGGAAAGCTCGGCGGGGTATTCGGCGCGGGCGATCCATATCGCGGCGACGAACGGGTTTTCGGGGGGCTATGCGCGCACGTCGCGGTCACTTTCGGCGGTGGCCTTTACCGGTTCGGGCACCAATATGGAGCGCGACTGGTCGGGGGAATCGCGCACCTATCAGGCGGATTTGCCTGCCGCGAAGGGGATTGGCGAATTGGCGGCAGACCGTGCCTTGGCGCGGGCGGGGGCGACCAAGCCCAAGACCGGCACCTATCCCGTGCTGTTTGACGAGCGGGTTGCGGCGTCACTGATCGGGCATTTGCTTTCGGCGATCAACGGGGCGGCGATTGCGCGGGGCGCTTCGTGGTTGCGCGATGCCTTGGGCCAGCAGGTGCTGCCTGCGGGCCTGTCGGTGATCGAAGACCCGCATCGCGCGCGGATCGGCGGGTCGCGCCCGTTCGATGCCGAGGGCCTGCCCACCGCGCGGCGGGCGCTGGTGGAAAACGGGATATTGACGGGCTGGACGCTTGACCTTGGCACCGCGCGCAAGCTGGGGATGCAGAGCACGGCGAATGCGACGCGGGGGACATCTTCGCCGCCGTCGCCTTCGACTTCCAACATCGATCTTACGCTTGGCAGTGCCAGCCTGTCGGATATGCTGCGCGACATGGGGACGGGGCTTTATGTCACGTCGATGATCGGATCGACGATCAACCCGACCACGGGCGATTATTCGCGCGGGGCGGCGGGGTTCTGGGTGCAAAACGGGGTGATTACCCATCCTGTCAACGAATGCACCATTGCCGGAAACCTGCGCGACATGCTGCTGCGGCTGGTGCCTGCGAATGACGCGCGTGACCATCTTTCGACGCGCGTGCCTTCGTGCCTGATCGACGGTATGACGCTTGCGGGAAGCTGA
- a CDS encoding DUF2125 domain-containing protein, translated as MKFRLLAGSTALATLLAQAAFADVTPAQVWQDWQDLSASYGQVLTPGKVDDQGDAIVITDLAIISDQGDVKASGTIGEVRFADNGDGSVKITMSESYPLTVTVPAEEAGGNPTTISLLVEQPGLVVTAAGDEVETSYDFAGPSVRLSLTGVEGVKAEAMDVTAAASLVNVAGKYIFAPNGDKRSLNSSFSADSLTLDVAGNDPDPTPSVDGSAAGASALKVNFVMADITGTTSGTLLDAAAMADMAAALKAGFATDGSFEAGKTSYDIDVTDATGNTKITGTGETTGLAFAMDDTRLSYSGSATGVTTTMTSPELPFPSVAVSYAEAGFGFLMPVSPTDAPADFSLMTRLVDFTISDEVWDLFDPTKQLSRDPATLIIDTKGTATLTANLFDTAAMEAAGTTPPGELNSLEVTELQAKIAGADLTGKGAFTFDNSDLTTYDGMPVPTGKMDLKLTGGNALMDKLVAMGLMPEDQVMGFRMMLSMFANATGEDELTSTLEFKDKGFFANGQRLQ; from the coding sequence ATGAAATTCCGGTTGCTGGCAGGTTCGACCGCTCTTGCCACCCTTTTGGCCCAAGCCGCCTTTGCCGATGTCACTCCGGCACAGGTCTGGCAGGATTGGCAAGACCTGAGTGCCAGTTACGGGCAGGTTCTGACCCCCGGCAAGGTGGATGACCAAGGGGATGCGATCGTCATTACCGATCTTGCGATCATCTCGGACCAGGGGGATGTGAAGGCTTCGGGGACGATTGGCGAGGTGCGCTTTGCCGACAATGGCGACGGGTCGGTCAAGATAACCATGTCGGAATCTTATCCGCTGACGGTGACGGTGCCAGCCGAGGAGGCGGGCGGCAATCCGACGACGATTTCGCTTTTGGTGGAACAACCGGGTCTGGTTGTGACCGCGGCGGGCGACGAGGTGGAGACGAGCTATGATTTCGCGGGGCCGAGTGTGCGGCTTTCGCTGACCGGCGTCGAAGGGGTGAAGGCCGAAGCGATGGACGTGACCGCTGCGGCGTCGCTGGTGAACGTGGCAGGAAAGTACATCTTTGCGCCAAACGGGGATAAGCGGTCGCTCAATTCCAGCTTTTCGGCGGATAGCCTGACGCTGGATGTGGCCGGTAACGACCCCGACCCGACGCCCTCGGTCGATGGAAGTGCGGCCGGGGCGAGCGCGTTGAAGGTGAATTTCGTGATGGCCGATATTACCGGCACCACGAGTGGCACGCTTCTGGATGCCGCCGCGATGGCGGATATGGCGGCGGCGCTGAAAGCCGGTTTTGCGACCGATGGCAGTTTCGAGGCTGGCAAGACGAGCTATGACATCGACGTGACCGATGCGACGGGGAATACCAAGATCACCGGCACGGGCGAGACGACCGGTCTGGCCTTTGCGATGGACGACACGCGGCTTTCCTATTCGGGCAGCGCGACGGGCGTGACGACCACCATGACCTCGCCCGAGTTGCCGTTTCCTTCGGTGGCGGTTTCTTATGCCGAAGCGGGGTTCGGGTTCCTGATGCCGGTCAGCCCGACGGATGCGCCTGCCGATTTCAGCCTGATGACACGGTTGGTGGATTTCACCATCTCGGATGAGGTGTGGGATCTGTTCGACCCGACCAAGCAGTTGTCGCGCGATCCGGCGACGTTGATCATCGACACCAAGGGGACGGCGACGCTGACGGCGAACCTGTTCGACACGGCGGCGATGGAAGCGGCGGGCACGACGCCTCCGGGTGAGCTGAACTCGCTTGAGGTTACCGAGTTGCAGGCCAAGATTGCGGGGGCCGATCTGACGGGAAAGGGCGCTTTTACGTTTGATAACAGCGACTTGACCACCTATGACGGGATGCCCGTACCGACCGGCAAGATGGACCTGAAGCTGACGGGCGGCAACGCGCTGATGGACAAGCTGGTGGCGATGGGGCTGATGCCGGAAGATCAGGTGATGGGGTTCCGCATGATGCTGTCGATGTTCGCCAACGCGACGGGCGAGGACGAGCTGACCTCGACGCTGGAGTTCAAGGACAAGGGCTTTTTCGCCAACGGCCAGCGTTTGCAGTAA
- a CDS encoding 3'(2'),5'-bisphosphate nucleotidase CysQ: MREADDLALLIDAARVAGKIALRYWKRNPKQWEKGDEGPVTEADIAVNDALQSQLRAARPAYGWLSEETPDDGARLETECQFILDPIDGTRAFIAGEDSFSHALAVTRGGEVVAGVVYLPAKDALFAATADGPATLNGQVIAASTIAGIAGATILTPATNMTAQHWPGGVPEVKRSFRASVAYRLALVAEGRFDGMLSFRQGWEWDIAAGALICDRAGATVTDSKGERLRFNRPDPRANGLIAASAGLHAALLERLDAK; this comes from the coding sequence TTGCGGGAAGCTGACGATCTGGCGCTTTTGATCGACGCCGCGCGGGTCGCGGGGAAGATCGCGTTGCGCTATTGGAAGCGCAACCCCAAGCAATGGGAAAAGGGCGACGAGGGACCGGTGACCGAGGCCGACATCGCGGTGAACGATGCGCTGCAAAGCCAGTTACGGGCGGCGAGGCCCGCTTATGGTTGGCTGTCGGAGGAAACGCCGGACGACGGGGCGCGGCTGGAAACCGAGTGCCAGTTCATCCTTGACCCGATCGACGGTACGCGGGCGTTCATCGCCGGCGAGGACAGTTTCAGCCATGCGCTGGCGGTGACGCGGGGGGGCGAGGTGGTTGCGGGGGTGGTCTATCTACCCGCGAAGGATGCGCTGTTTGCAGCAACGGCGGATGGTCCGGCCACGCTGAACGGTCAGGTGATTGCCGCCAGCACGATTGCGGGGATCGCGGGGGCGACGATACTGACACCGGCCACGAACATGACCGCGCAGCACTGGCCGGGAGGCGTGCCAGAGGTGAAACGGTCATTCCGCGCGTCGGTTGCTTACCGTTTGGCGCTGGTGGCCGAGGGGCGGTTTGACGGGATGCTGTCGTTCCGCCAAGGCTGGGAGTGGGATATTGCCGCGGGTGCGCTGATTTGCGACCGTGCGGGGGCCACTGTGACCGATTCCAAGGGTGAGCGGTTGCGCTTTAACAGGCCTGACCCGCGGGCGAACGGGCTGATCGCGGCAAGTGCGGGGCTGCATGCGGCGCTGCTAGAGCGGCTTGACGCGAAGTGA
- a CDS encoding dihydrodipicolinate reductase encodes MKSAFLALVASVGLTDAALAEGYSRISDRDAFLGAVAGKELRMWPLGISLVVEPDGEIRGNALGWDVTGTWEWRDGYFCREMDWSGYPIPMNCQLVEAEGGNVRFTVDQGRGESASFSLR; translated from the coding sequence ATGAAATCCGCTTTCCTTGCCCTTGTTGCCAGTGTCGGCCTGACGGATGCCGCCCTTGCCGAGGGCTATTCGCGCATCAGCGACCGTGACGCGTTTCTGGGCGCGGTGGCGGGCAAGGAATTGCGGATGTGGCCGCTGGGCATTTCGCTGGTGGTCGAGCCGGATGGCGAGATACGCGGCAATGCGCTGGGCTGGGATGTGACCGGCACTTGGGAATGGCGTGACGGCTATTTCTGCCGCGAGATGGATTGGTCGGGCTATCCGATCCCGATGAATTGCCAGTTGGTCGAAGCGGAAGGCGGCAATGTGCGCTTTACGGTCGATCAGGGGCGGGGCGAGTCGGCTTCGTTCAGCCTGCGCTAG
- a CDS encoding magnesium transporter CorA family protein, with product MLHAYTESGGTLSRMPDGADLAQAVWIDALRPTLAEAQAVAALGIDVPSLEDMEEIEISNRLYREGPLDYITVVLPGHSTANEPISGPVSFILSHDRLVTVRHHRARPFETYPNRADKTGPGCGSAHAIFLSLIEEITGRIADLLESVGRNLDQLGRTIHEPQHRQKSQDRLEVALRRLGREGHLIGILRLSLLTLDRAIGFYDQSDRKADKRLEPALKALRRDINALEVHTDFLSSRVAQATDLTLGMINLAQNATFRLLSVVTILFSPPLLIAAIYGMNFRVMPELQWAFGYPAALIAMVVSPIVVWLCIRWKNWL from the coding sequence ATGCTGCACGCCTATACAGAATCCGGCGGCACGCTCAGCCGCATGCCCGACGGCGCAGACCTCGCTCAGGCGGTCTGGATCGACGCGCTGCGCCCCACCCTCGCCGAGGCTCAGGCCGTCGCGGCGCTGGGCATCGACGTGCCCAGCCTCGAGGATATGGAAGAGATCGAGATCTCCAACCGCCTCTACCGCGAAGGCCCGCTCGACTACATCACCGTCGTGCTTCCCGGCCATTCCACCGCCAACGAGCCGATCTCCGGCCCCGTCAGTTTCATCCTGTCGCACGACCGCCTCGTGACCGTGCGCCACCACCGCGCCCGCCCGTTCGAAACCTACCCCAACCGCGCCGACAAAACCGGCCCCGGCTGCGGCAGCGCCCATGCGATTTTCCTGTCGCTGATCGAAGAGATCACCGGCCGCATCGCCGACCTTCTCGAATCCGTCGGTCGCAACCTCGACCAGCTTGGCCGCACCATCCACGAACCGCAGCACCGGCAAAAGTCGCAAGACCGGCTCGAGGTCGCGCTGCGCCGCCTTGGTCGCGAAGGCCACCTGATCGGCATCCTGCGCCTGTCTCTGCTGACGCTCGACCGCGCCATCGGCTTTTATGACCAGTCCGACCGCAAAGCCGACAAGCGGCTCGAACCGGCGCTGAAAGCCCTGCGCCGCGACATCAACGCGCTTGAGGTGCATACCGATTTCCTGTCATCCCGCGTGGCGCAGGCCACCGACCTGACGCTTGGCATGATCAACCTCGCCCAGAACGCCACTTTCCGCCTGCTCTCGGTGGTGACCATCCTGTTCTCGCCGCCGCTGCTCATCGCCGCAATCTACGGCATGAACTTCCGCGTCATGCCCGAACTGCAATGGGCCTTCGGCTACCCCGCCGCCCTGATCGCCATGGTCGTCTCGCCGATCGTGGTATGGCTTTGTATCCGCTGGAAGAACTGGCTTTAG
- a CDS encoding polyamine ABC transporter substrate-binding protein — protein MALTVRLPLTALGLLALATPSFAQELNALVWCDHTDPELVAPFEEKFGVKVNVKEYEGTAAGLAILDQSAPGDWDVMVIDAVDVGRAVEAGKLAEIPADALPTGDFFPELVMAENNTVGGKTYAVTEKFGYNTISYDKTKVDPADMQDMALLTGGKYDGRIGIYDYYLPVLGLVALGQGVNTADINADTLPSLKEPLMKLRASAKQVSDVVSAQTALATGEVDIVVGGGEWLTAVLAADNPNLDWTIPKQGGLRWAQSIGVVAGTTQPDLALEFVKYIVSPEGQARLATASCYWGMPANAKAGDGLTAEQKAVLRWDEQPEFLKRAQLYPIPDAATDTAMQDMWTEMLNQ, from the coding sequence ATGGCTTTGACCGTGAGACTTCCCTTGACCGCGCTTGGGCTTTTGGCGCTGGCGACGCCTTCGTTCGCGCAAGAGCTGAATGCGCTGGTATGGTGCGACCACACCGACCCCGAGCTGGTGGCCCCGTTCGAGGAAAAGTTCGGGGTGAAGGTGAATGTGAAGGAATACGAGGGCACAGCGGCGGGGCTGGCCATTCTGGACCAGAGCGCGCCGGGTGACTGGGACGTGATGGTGATCGACGCGGTGGATGTGGGCCGCGCGGTCGAGGCTGGAAAGCTGGCCGAGATACCCGCCGATGCGCTGCCGACGGGCGACTTTTTCCCCGAGCTGGTGATGGCCGAGAACAACACCGTGGGCGGCAAGACCTATGCCGTGACGGAAAAGTTCGGCTACAACACGATTTCCTATGACAAGACCAAGGTCGACCCCGCCGACATGCAGGACATGGCCCTGTTGACGGGCGGCAAGTATGACGGGCGGATCGGGATTTACGACTATTACCTGCCGGTGCTGGGGCTTGTCGCGCTTGGGCAGGGGGTGAATACGGCGGATATCAACGCCGATACGCTGCCAAGTCTGAAAGAACCGCTGATGAAGCTGCGGGCAAGTGCCAAGCAGGTGTCGGATGTTGTGAGCGCGCAGACGGCGCTGGCGACGGGCGAGGTGGATATCGTCGTCGGTGGCGGCGAATGGCTGACGGCGGTGCTGGCGGCGGACAACCCGAACCTTGACTGGACGATCCCGAAGCAGGGCGGTTTGCGCTGGGCGCAGTCGATCGGCGTGGTGGCCGGGACGACTCAGCCGGACCTCGCGCTGGAGTTCGTGAAGTATATCGTGTCGCCCGAGGGGCAGGCGCGGTTGGCGACGGCGTCGTGCTATTGGGGGATGCCCGCGAACGCCAAGGCGGGTGACGGGCTGACGGCGGAACAGAAGGCGGTGCTGCGCTGGGATGAACAGCCCGAGTTCCTGAAGCGGGCGCAGTTGTATCCGATTCCGGACGCCGCGACCGATACCGCGATGCAGGACATGTGGACCGAGATGCTGAACCAGTGA
- a CDS encoding enoyl-CoA hydratase/isomerase family protein, with amino-acid sequence MITAHDAGGLHVITLNRPEKANALTEAMLSALADAVGKAAQAKHPAIALTGAGRVFSAGADLDGMAAGLGTSPEWARATQALAAYPGLTVAALNGTLAGGAFGLALACDLRVAVPAAQFFYPVMKRGYLPQKADPARLAALIGPSRAKMILLAGARITADQALGWGLVDVVAEDALAAAHALCADAIAAGSHGAAIKALF; translated from the coding sequence ATGATCACCGCCCATGATGCAGGTGGCCTGCACGTCATCACCCTGAACCGCCCCGAAAAGGCCAACGCCCTGACCGAAGCCATGCTGTCCGCCTTGGCCGATGCGGTAGGCAAAGCCGCCCAAGCCAAACACCCCGCAATCGCCCTCACCGGAGCAGGCCGCGTCTTTTCCGCAGGCGCCGATCTTGACGGCATGGCCGCCGGCCTCGGCACCTCACCCGAATGGGCACGCGCCACGCAGGCCCTTGCCGCCTATCCCGGCCTGACCGTCGCCGCCCTGAACGGCACGCTCGCGGGCGGGGCCTTCGGTCTGGCGCTGGCCTGCGATCTGCGCGTCGCGGTTCCGGCAGCGCAATTCTTCTATCCGGTGATGAAACGCGGCTACCTGCCGCAAAAGGCCGACCCCGCCCGACTGGCAGCCCTGATCGGCCCCTCCCGCGCCAAGATGATCCTCCTCGCCGGCGCACGCATCACCGCCGATCAGGCGCTGGGCTGGGGCCTCGTCGATGTCGTGGCCGAAGACGCACTGGCTGCGGCCCACGCCCTCTGCGCCGATGCCATCGCGGCGGGCAGCCACGGCGCGGCGATCAAGGCGCTGTTCTAG